The Klebsiella sp. RHBSTW-00484 genome includes a window with the following:
- the nagB gene encoding glucosamine-6-phosphate deaminase, protein MRLIPLVTAEQVGKWAARHIVNRINAFNPTADRPFVLGLPTGGTPLTAYKALVEMHKAGQVSFKHVVTFNMDEYVGLPKEHPESYHSFMHRNFFDHVDILAENINLLNGNAPDIDAECRRYEEKIRSYGKINLFMGGVGNDGHIAFNEPASSLASRTRIKTLTHDTRIANSRFFDGDVDQVPKYALTVGVGTLLDAEEVMILVLGGQKALALQAAVEGNVNHMWTITCLQLHPKAVVVCDEPSTMELKVKTLKYFNELEAENIKGL, encoded by the coding sequence ATGAGACTGATCCCCCTGGTAACAGCTGAGCAAGTCGGTAAATGGGCTGCCCGCCACATCGTTAATCGCATCAATGCGTTCAATCCTACGGCGGATCGTCCGTTTGTACTGGGTCTGCCAACCGGCGGCACCCCGCTGACGGCTTACAAAGCGCTGGTTGAGATGCACAAAGCAGGCCAGGTCAGCTTTAAGCATGTCGTCACTTTTAACATGGATGAGTATGTTGGTCTGCCGAAAGAGCATCCGGAAAGCTATCATAGCTTTATGCACCGCAACTTCTTTGATCACGTTGATATTCTGGCAGAAAACATTAACCTGCTGAATGGTAATGCGCCTGATATCGATGCTGAATGCCGTCGTTATGAAGAAAAAATTCGTTCTTACGGCAAAATCAACCTGTTCATGGGCGGCGTGGGTAACGATGGTCATATCGCTTTTAACGAACCGGCCTCTTCCCTGGCGTCTCGTACCCGTATTAAAACCCTGACCCACGATACCCGTATAGCAAACTCCCGCTTCTTCGACGGCGATGTCGATCAGGTGCCTAAATACGCGCTAACCGTTGGCGTAGGTACTCTGCTCGATGCAGAAGAAGTGATGATTCTGGTGTTGGGGGGTCAGAAAGCGCTGGCGCTGCAGGCAGCGGTTGAAGGCAACGTTAACCATATGTGGACCATTACCTGTCTGCAACTACACCCGAAAGCGGTTGTGGTCTGCGACGAGCCGTCTACGATGGAACTGAAAGTTAAGACCTTGAAATATTTCAACGAATTAGAAGCTGAAAACATCAAAGGTCTGTAA
- the nagA gene encoding N-acetylglucosamine-6-phosphate deacetylase, with the protein MYALTQGRIYTGHEILDDHAIVIANGLIERICPLTDLPTGIEQRSVDGAILAPGFIDVQLNGCGGVQFNDTPDAVTVETLEIMQEANQRSGCTSYLPTLITASDDLMKQGVRVMREYLQKYPNQALGLHLEGPWLNIVKKGTHNPDYVRKPDAALVDFLCENADVITKLTLAPERVEPEVIRKLVAAGIIVSAGHSNATLKEAKIGFRSGITFATHLFNAMPYITGREPGLAGAIFDEPDIYCGIIVDGLHVDYANVRLAKRLKGDKLCLVTDATAPAGANIEQFIFAGKTIYYRNGLCVDENGTLSGSSLTMIEGVRNLVEHCGIALDEVLRMATLYPARAIGVDKQLGSIAPGMVANLTAFTRDYKITKTIVNGNEVVTE; encoded by the coding sequence ATGTATGCATTAACCCAAGGCCGGATTTATACCGGTCATGAAATTCTGGATGACCATGCGATCGTTATCGCCAATGGCCTTATCGAACGTATCTGTCCGCTGACTGATTTACCCACCGGGATTGAACAACGCTCGGTTGATGGCGCCATTCTTGCTCCCGGTTTTATCGACGTACAGCTGAACGGCTGCGGCGGCGTGCAGTTTAACGACACACCCGATGCCGTCACCGTTGAAACGCTGGAAATTATGCAGGAGGCTAACCAGCGCTCCGGCTGCACCAGCTACTTACCCACGCTCATTACAGCCAGCGATGACCTGATGAAACAGGGCGTACGCGTAATGCGCGAATATCTGCAAAAGTATCCGAACCAGGCTCTGGGCCTGCATCTCGAAGGTCCGTGGCTGAACATTGTTAAGAAAGGCACGCATAACCCAGACTACGTGCGTAAACCTGATGCCGCGCTGGTCGACTTTCTGTGCGAAAACGCAGATGTGATTACCAAACTCACGCTCGCCCCAGAGCGGGTTGAGCCAGAAGTGATCCGCAAGCTGGTCGCTGCAGGTATTATCGTTTCCGCGGGTCATTCCAACGCCACGCTGAAAGAAGCGAAAATCGGCTTCCGTTCTGGCATTACTTTCGCCACCCATCTGTTTAACGCGATGCCTTATATTACCGGCCGCGAGCCGGGTCTGGCGGGCGCGATTTTCGATGAACCGGATATTTACTGCGGCATTATCGTAGATGGTCTACATGTCGATTACGCCAACGTCCGTCTCGCTAAGCGCCTGAAAGGCGACAAACTGTGCCTCGTGACCGACGCAACAGCGCCGGCAGGTGCCAATATTGAACAGTTCATTTTTGCTGGTAAAACAATATACTACCGGAATGGATTGTGCGTGGATGAAAACGGCACCCTCAGCGGTTCTTCGCTGACCATGATTGAAGGGGTACGTAACCTCGTCGAACATTGCGGCATAGCGCTGGACGAAGTGTTGCGTATGGCAACCCTCTATCCTGCTCGCGCGATTGGCGTGGACAAACAATTAGGCAGCATTGCTCCGGGGATGGTCGCTAACCTGACCGCATTCACCCGCGATTATAAAATCACCAAGACCATCGTTAATGGTAACGAGGTCGTCACTGAGTAA